A stretch of the Archangium violaceum genome encodes the following:
- a CDS encoding ParB/RepB/Spo0J family partition protein, whose translation MNAENRIDEVDAKPSTPAEESPGEPAPEASAASSEQQEGTAEASASGSAEAATGEPPAGEQSAPPAGSAEEVAPRRRGNVAPAHIPLERIDEDPTFQMRPLGDLSALATDLARLGQLFPVDVRFKPPDRFQIISGFRRVAALRFLKRDRVLARLHTDLSDEDALLMALASAIHGAPVDREELEARRAQLEAEGKLTPIARDMLEKALAVDDSLAPETVDEEVDADELAAEATQRLVDINQDLALLADVFADLDETRKQELLTQLRYSSDLVAWLERL comes from the coding sequence ATGAACGCCGAGAACAGAATCGACGAGGTGGACGCGAAGCCGAGCACCCCGGCGGAGGAGTCGCCCGGGGAGCCCGCTCCCGAAGCATCCGCCGCTTCCTCCGAGCAGCAGGAGGGGACGGCGGAGGCTTCCGCGTCCGGGTCCGCCGAAGCGGCCACGGGTGAGCCGCCAGCGGGCGAGCAGTCCGCGCCTCCGGCCGGGAGCGCGGAGGAGGTCGCGCCGCGCCGCCGCGGGAACGTGGCGCCTGCCCACATTCCGCTGGAGCGGATCGACGAGGATCCCACCTTCCAGATGCGCCCGCTGGGGGACCTGTCCGCGCTGGCCACGGATCTGGCGCGGCTGGGCCAGCTCTTCCCGGTGGACGTGCGCTTCAAGCCGCCGGATCGCTTCCAGATCATCTCTGGCTTCCGCCGGGTGGCGGCGCTGCGGTTCCTCAAGAGGGACCGGGTGCTGGCCCGCCTGCACACGGACCTGTCGGATGAGGACGCGCTGCTGATGGCGCTGGCCTCGGCCATCCATGGTGCGCCGGTGGACCGGGAGGAGCTGGAGGCCAGGCGGGCACAGCTCGAGGCCGAGGGGAAGCTGACGCCCATCGCCCGGGACATGCTGGAGAAGGCGCTGGCCGTCGATGACTCGCTGGCGCCGGAGACCGTGGACGAGGAGGTCGACGCGGATGAGCTGGCTGCGGAGGCCACCCAGCGGTTGGTGGATATCAACCAGGATCTCGCCCTGCTGGCGGACGTATTCGCCGACCTCGATGAGACGCGGAAGCAGGAGCTGCTCACGCAGCTGCGCTACTCCTCGGATCTCGTGGCCTGGCTGGAGAGGTTGTGA
- the pyrE gene encoding orotate phosphoribosyltransferase: MDVLASDRARLLELLTERSFERRKVVLSSGKESDFYIDCKRTALLAEGHYLIGRLLLQAVRREAPEAVAVGGLTLGADPLASAVSLTSYLAASPLHAFIVRKEPKGHGTGQWIEGMKALAPGAPVAILEDVVTTGASTLKAIERAQLEGLKVLGAFALVDRLEGGREAVEASGHRLFTLFTRKDFIP, translated from the coding sequence GTGGACGTGCTCGCGTCTGACAGGGCCCGCCTGCTGGAGCTGCTCACCGAGCGCTCCTTCGAGCGGCGCAAGGTGGTGCTGTCGTCCGGCAAGGAGTCGGACTTCTACATCGACTGCAAGCGCACGGCGCTGCTGGCCGAGGGGCACTACCTCATCGGCCGGCTGTTGCTGCAGGCGGTGCGCCGTGAGGCCCCCGAGGCGGTGGCGGTGGGCGGTCTGACGCTGGGGGCGGATCCGCTCGCCTCCGCCGTCAGCCTCACCAGCTACCTGGCGGCCTCGCCCCTGCATGCCTTCATCGTCCGTAAGGAGCCCAAGGGGCACGGGACGGGCCAGTGGATCGAGGGCATGAAGGCGCTCGCCCCCGGTGCGCCGGTGGCCATCCTCGAGGACGTGGTCACCACGGGCGCTTCCACGCTCAAGGCCATCGAGCGGGCGCAGCTCGAGGGACTGAAGGTACTCGGGGCGTTCGCGCTGGTGGACCGGCTGGAGGGTGGACGCGAGGCTGTCGAGGCCTCCGGGCACCGGCTCTTCACCCTGTTCACCCGTAAGGACTTCATTCCATGA
- the nadB gene encoding L-aspartate oxidase yields the protein MPHRFDFLVLGGGVAGLSFALQAARHGSVAVLTKRERYESNTAYAQGGIASVLSPTDTFEAHIQDTLEAGAGLNHLDAVEVTVREGPDRIRELVTLGAEFNRGVSGEFDLTREGGHSQRRIIHSGDITGREVQRALVEACDAQPNITFFPNTSAIDLIVDRKPGQGVPGRCLGVYALTNEGRIERFLGRVTVLATGGAGKVYLYTSNPDVATGDGVAMAYRAGAEVANMEFYQFHPTCLYHPEAKSFLISEALRGEGGKLRLRNGQQFMERYHRLAELAPRDVVARAIDAELKRTGDDCVHLDMTHLGRAFLMERFPNIYATCKAFNIDMAVQPIPVVPAAHYMCGGVVTDLQGRTTLPGLYAIGEVSHTGLHGANRLASNSLLEGLVFGHRAAAVCAEEMRALAPRKEEPPEWDEGSAVTSDESVVVTHNWDEIRRLMWNYVGIVRTDKRLMRARRRLELLREEIRDYYWRFKVTRDVIELRNICEVASLIVDCASRRKESRGLHFTLDYPNTDDHRWKRDTVVRREL from the coding sequence ATGCCCCATCGGTTCGACTTCCTGGTTTTGGGTGGTGGTGTCGCCGGCCTCTCGTTCGCCCTACAGGCGGCCAGGCACGGGAGCGTGGCGGTCCTCACCAAGCGCGAGCGGTACGAAAGCAACACCGCCTACGCCCAGGGGGGCATCGCCAGCGTGCTGTCGCCCACGGACACGTTCGAGGCCCACATCCAGGACACCCTGGAGGCCGGTGCGGGTCTCAACCACCTGGATGCCGTGGAGGTGACGGTGCGCGAGGGCCCGGATCGCATCCGCGAGCTGGTGACCCTGGGCGCCGAGTTCAACCGGGGCGTCTCCGGTGAGTTCGATCTGACGCGCGAGGGCGGCCACTCCCAGCGCCGCATCATCCACTCCGGGGACATCACCGGGCGAGAGGTACAGCGCGCCCTGGTGGAGGCGTGCGACGCGCAACCCAACATCACCTTCTTCCCCAACACCTCGGCCATCGATCTGATCGTCGACCGGAAACCGGGCCAGGGCGTCCCCGGCCGGTGCCTGGGGGTGTACGCGCTCACGAACGAGGGGCGCATCGAGCGCTTCCTGGGCAGGGTGACGGTGCTGGCCACCGGTGGAGCGGGCAAGGTGTACCTCTACACCTCCAATCCGGACGTGGCCACCGGGGATGGCGTGGCCATGGCGTACCGGGCGGGGGCGGAGGTGGCCAACATGGAGTTCTACCAGTTCCACCCCACCTGCCTGTACCACCCGGAGGCCAAGAGCTTCCTCATCAGCGAGGCACTGCGCGGCGAGGGCGGCAAGCTGCGGCTGCGCAACGGCCAGCAGTTCATGGAGCGCTACCACCGTCTGGCCGAGCTGGCTCCACGCGACGTGGTGGCGCGCGCCATCGACGCCGAGCTCAAGCGCACCGGTGATGACTGCGTCCACCTGGACATGACGCACCTGGGACGCGCCTTCCTCATGGAGCGCTTCCCCAACATCTACGCCACCTGCAAGGCCTTCAACATCGACATGGCCGTGCAGCCCATCCCCGTGGTGCCCGCGGCCCACTACATGTGCGGTGGCGTGGTGACGGACCTGCAGGGCCGCACCACCCTGCCCGGCCTCTACGCCATCGGCGAGGTGTCCCATACCGGCCTGCACGGCGCCAACCGGCTCGCCTCCAACTCGCTGCTGGAGGGGCTCGTCTTCGGTCACCGCGCCGCGGCCGTCTGCGCCGAGGAGATGCGCGCCCTGGCCCCACGCAAGGAGGAGCCGCCCGAGTGGGACGAGGGCAGCGCGGTGACCTCGGACGAGAGCGTCGTCGTCACCCACAACTGGGACGAGATCCGCCGGCTCATGTGGAACTACGTGGGCATCGTCCGCACGGACAAGCGCCTGATGCGGGCGCGCCGCCGGCTGGAGCTGCTGCGCGAGGAGATCCGCGACTACTACTGGCGCTTCAAGGTGACACGCGACGTCATCGAGCTGCGCAACATCTGCGAGGTGGCCAGCCTCATCGTGGATTGCGCCAGCCGACGCAAGGAGAGCCGCGGCCTGCACTTCACGCTGGACTACCCCAACACGGACGACCATCGCTGGAAGCGCGACACCGTCGTCCGGCGCGAACTCTGA
- a CDS encoding TIGR00730 family Rossman fold protein, whose translation MELKSVCVFCGSRMGARPDYLEGARHLGTELARRGLTLVYGGTSVGLMGVVADAVLAGGGKVVGVLPQMLSDREIAHKGLTELHLVDSMHTRKAMMAQRADAFIAMPGGVGTFEELFEITTWAQLGIHHKPIGLLNVADFYAPLLALMRRAVDEGFIPETRAQPFACDASPAALLDQLQKAGQPLAPDKPVLRPDQT comes from the coding sequence ATGGAACTCAAGTCGGTATGTGTCTTCTGTGGCTCGCGGATGGGGGCCCGGCCTGACTACCTCGAGGGAGCCAGGCACCTGGGCACGGAGCTCGCCCGGCGCGGGCTCACCCTCGTCTACGGCGGCACGAGCGTGGGGCTGATGGGCGTCGTGGCGGACGCGGTGCTCGCCGGAGGCGGCAAGGTGGTGGGCGTCCTGCCCCAGATGCTGAGCGACCGGGAGATCGCCCACAAGGGCCTCACCGAGCTGCACCTGGTGGACTCCATGCACACGCGCAAGGCGATGATGGCCCAGCGCGCGGACGCCTTCATCGCCATGCCCGGCGGCGTGGGCACCTTCGAGGAACTCTTCGAGATCACCACCTGGGCCCAGCTCGGCATCCACCACAAGCCCATCGGCCTGCTGAACGTGGCGGACTTCTACGCCCCGCTGCTGGCGCTCATGCGGCGCGCGGTCGACGAGGGCTTCATCCCCGAGACACGCGCCCAACCCTTCGCCTGTGACGCCTCGCCGGCCGCGCTGTTGGATCAGCTCCAGAAGGCCGGGCAGCCGCTCGCCCCGGACAAGCCGGTGTTGCGGCCCGACCAGACCTGA
- a CDS encoding bactofilin family protein, with protein sequence MATAKELAPGAVNNTVVGQSILISGKLTGDEDLTVRGRVEGELTLSRTLIVEPTGVVKANVAVKNAIVSGVVVGNINATESVELTREGRMVGDIHAPRVIIVDGASFRGRVDMGEVEPGRVPAERPALPRPATVRPAVRPGTNVPARPALPSARPTPPAAPAATRPMAAPARPAPPPAATMPARPAPPAPPAARAAEPTRPEPPRPPASAPVPPMVAEGARKKVVVKKKGR encoded by the coding sequence TTGGCCACCGCGAAGGAACTGGCCCCAGGGGCCGTCAACAACACCGTGGTGGGTCAGTCCATCCTCATCAGCGGCAAGCTGACGGGTGACGAGGATCTGACCGTGCGCGGCCGGGTGGAGGGGGAGCTCACGCTGAGCCGCACCCTCATCGTGGAGCCCACGGGCGTGGTGAAGGCGAACGTGGCGGTGAAGAACGCCATCGTGAGCGGGGTGGTGGTGGGCAACATCAACGCCACCGAGAGCGTGGAGCTCACCCGCGAGGGCCGCATGGTGGGCGACATCCACGCCCCGCGCGTCATCATCGTGGACGGCGCGAGCTTCCGCGGTCGCGTGGACATGGGTGAGGTGGAGCCGGGCCGCGTGCCCGCCGAGCGTCCGGCGCTGCCGCGTCCGGCGACCGTGCGTCCCGCGGTGCGTCCGGGCACCAATGTGCCGGCCCGTCCGGCGCTTCCGAGCGCGCGTCCCACTCCGCCGGCTGCTCCAGCCGCGACGCGTCCGATGGCAGCGCCCGCTCGTCCGGCGCCTCCTCCGGCCGCCACCATGCCGGCCCGTCCGGCGCCCCCCGCGCCGCCCGCCGCCAGGGCCGCCGAGCCCACCCGTCCCGAGCCTCCCCGGCCTCCGGCCTCCGCGCCGGTTCCGCCGATGGTGGCCGAGGGTGCCAGGAAGAAGGTCGTCGTGAAGAAGAAGGGCCGTTAA
- a CDS encoding rhomboid family intramembrane serine protease: MTSDETPIEPSPEPTGLRRWPPVCAAVIAGSVALFVLDAFLSQGATLRAELGPVFQRTALFGPLVQEGQYWRVLTCVFAHGGPIHLFFNMMVAYSLGAPLERSIGSGRFLLISLVTAMGASTFAMLFNFTTPTVGASGMILGWGGAMFVTSGQEFRRSLLLWFAQVAVISLLPGVSWAGHLGGLLFGLPLGLALRSGPRVFSLAAPLLLAITVAVVYIAAHPERFRGTP; this comes from the coding sequence ATGACCTCGGACGAAACGCCCATCGAGCCCTCCCCTGAGCCGACCGGGCTCCGCCGCTGGCCTCCCGTGTGCGCGGCCGTCATCGCGGGCTCGGTGGCCCTGTTCGTCCTGGATGCCTTCCTGAGTCAGGGCGCGACCCTCCGGGCGGAGCTGGGCCCCGTCTTCCAGAGGACCGCCCTCTTCGGCCCCCTCGTCCAGGAGGGTCAGTACTGGCGCGTGCTCACCTGCGTCTTCGCGCACGGCGGCCCCATCCACCTGTTCTTCAACATGATGGTGGCGTACTCGCTGGGAGCACCCCTGGAGCGGAGCATCGGCAGCGGGCGCTTCCTGCTCATCTCCCTCGTCACCGCGATGGGGGCGTCCACCTTCGCGATGCTCTTCAACTTCACCACGCCCACGGTGGGGGCCTCGGGGATGATCCTCGGCTGGGGAGGCGCCATGTTCGTCACCTCCGGGCAGGAGTTCCGCCGCAGCCTCCTGCTCTGGTTCGCGCAGGTGGCGGTCATCAGCCTGCTGCCGGGGGTGAGCTGGGCCGGACACCTCGGAGGGCTCCTCTTCGGCCTGCCCCTGGGCCTCGCCCTGCGCTCCGGACCGCGCGTCTTCTCCCTCGCCGCTCCGTTGTTGCTCGCCATCACCGTGGCCGTGGTCTACATCGCGGCCCACCCTGAACGTTTCCGAGGGACTCCTTGA
- a CDS encoding lytic transglycosylase domain-containing protein, whose product MRPISFLLLPALLLAPLGARASEGIYRYVEKDGTIIYTNVPPPGTKKVSKLKGTFSEAPAPSAPVRGRARTPEALEPYIVKAAERYRIPTALVRAIMHTESNFNSNAVSPKGASGLMQLMPGTASEMYVKDIFDTRDNIEGGVRYLRVLANQFGGDMVKMVAAYNAGPEAVRKYGGQVPPYAETQAYVRKVLQLYFHYKERERLSKDEPRGTDSDGDDARDGAGAEEPR is encoded by the coding sequence ATGCGACCCATCTCATTCCTGCTGCTGCCCGCGCTGTTGCTTGCCCCCCTGGGAGCCCGTGCGTCCGAGGGCATCTACAGGTACGTCGAGAAGGACGGGACCATCATCTACACGAACGTCCCGCCTCCAGGCACGAAGAAGGTGAGCAAGCTCAAGGGCACCTTCTCCGAGGCACCCGCGCCCTCCGCTCCGGTGCGGGGCCGGGCGCGCACCCCGGAGGCGCTCGAGCCTTACATCGTGAAGGCCGCCGAGCGCTACCGCATCCCCACCGCGCTGGTGCGGGCCATCATGCACACGGAGAGCAACTTCAACTCCAACGCGGTGTCCCCCAAGGGCGCCAGCGGGTTGATGCAGCTCATGCCGGGGACGGCCTCGGAGATGTACGTGAAGGACATCTTCGACACCCGGGACAACATCGAGGGTGGGGTGCGCTACCTGCGGGTGCTGGCCAACCAGTTCGGGGGCGACATGGTGAAGATGGTGGCCGCGTACAACGCGGGCCCCGAAGCCGTGCGCAAGTACGGGGGGCAGGTGCCACCGTACGCCGAGACGCAGGCCTACGTTCGCAAGGTGCTCCAGCTCTACTTCCATTACAAAGAGCGCGAGCGGCTCTCGAAGGACGAGCCCCGCGGGACGGATTCCGATGGCGACGACGCGCGTGACGGGGCGGGGGCAGAAGAGCCCCGTTGA